The following are encoded together in the Juglans microcarpa x Juglans regia isolate MS1-56 chromosome 2D, Jm3101_v1.0, whole genome shotgun sequence genome:
- the LOC121250091 gene encoding uncharacterized protein LOC121250091, with amino-acid sequence MKKLICKKGQVHPSSPSTSDLLAVLPATILALTAALSAEDKEVLAYLIIISSSINTGTICSNFSGHPEAVIPRRQGSTDQGSADYHSGWADHTPMFQCNCFRCYMSFWARWDASPSRELIHEIIEAYEDDQLVKKKKKRRSAKMKTERKKIASNELKDGDQEGSGNRSAISRAEVGEPVSVDASGSTSTTDGVKVAGDHGTEVGWVVMKESVGKIASFIGEKIWAAGVWIN; translated from the coding sequence ATGAAGAAGCTGATCTGCAAGAAAGGCCAGGTGCACCCTTCGTCGCCGTCCACCTCCGACCTTTTGGCGGTGCTCCCGGCGACAATCCTAGCCCTCACTGCGGCCCTCTCGGCTGAAGACAAAGAAGTCTTGGCCTACCTAATCATCATCTCAAGCTCCATTAACACTGGTACTATTTGTAGCAACTTTTCTGGTCATCCAGAAGCTGTTATTCCTAGACGTCAAGGTAGTACTGATCAAGGTAGTGCTGATTATCACAGTGGATGGGCAGATCACACTCCGATGTTTCAATGCAACTGCTTTAGGTGTTATATGAGTTTCTGGGCAAGATGGGATGCATCGCCTAGCCGTGAACTCATACACGAGATAATCGAAGCTTATGAAGATGATCAGCTggttaagaagaagaagaagagaaggagcGCAAAGATGAAGACAGAGAGAAAGAAGATAGCCAGCAATGAGTTGAAGGATGGTGATCAGGAAGGCTCTGGGAATAGGTCGGCAATAAGCAGGGCCGAAGTGGGTGAGCCGGTCTCCGTGGATGCGAGCggcagtactagtactactgatGGTGTTAAGGTAGCTGGCGATCATGGTACTGAGGTTGGCTGGGTGGTGATGAAGGAGTCTGTGGGGAAGATTGCGAGTTTCATAGGAGAGAAGATTTGGGCTGCAGGTGTCTGGATTAATTAA